Below is a genomic region from Gillisia sp. Hel_I_86.
AATATCCACACTGGAGCGGCTTTGCAAAGAGCAAGCGTGAAACGTGCTGCTTACGAAGTAGCCCAGGTGTTGGAACGCAACAGGGAAGGCCTGGCCGGTTATTGTGCCAATAGCTGGCAACTTCGTACCCTCCACGCCTTGCGCAAATGCCGCAGCGCTGCCCTTGGCGGCCACATTGACCGTTGCAACAATCCGGGCTGTCACCGCCTGCACCTGAGCTACAACAGTTGCCGGAACCGTCATTGTCCCAAGTGCCAGGGACACAAGAGGGAAGAATGGATACGGGCAAGGGAGGAAGAATTACTTAACGTGCCGTACTTCCACGTGGTGTTTACCCTTCCCCCTGAGCTTAACCGGGCCTGCCTGTATGAACCAAAACTGATGTACAGCTTACTGTTCAAAACAGCATGGCAGGTAATAAAAGGTTTTTCTGCAAACCCAAAGTTCATCGGGGCCAATCCCGGTATGATCGCTATCCTGCATACCTGGGGACAAAACCTTTCCCTACACCCACACCTGCATTGCATTGTTCCCGGTGGAGGCATTACCAAATCCGGCAAATGGAAGTCGGCCAGGAGCAAAGGCACATACTTGTTTCCGGTAAAGGCCAGGAGCACCGTATTTAGGGCTCGTTTTGTAGCTGCCCTGCGCAAGGAACTGAAGCCGCGATCCATTGCCTTCTATGAAAGCCTGTTCAAAAGCAATTGGGCAGTTTACTGTAAGCGTCCTTTTTTTGGCCCTTCTCAAGTGGTGGGATACTTGGGACGTTACACCCACAAGATCGCCATTGGCAACCATCGCATAAAAGAGCTGGACAACAAGGGCGTTACTTTTGCCGTAAAGGATTACCGGCACGGGGGAAAGAGGTCCTTACTACGTTTGTCCGACCAAGAGTTCATCAGGCGGTTCGCCCTGCACGTCCTCCCCAAAGGCTTTGCACGCATCCGCCATTACGGGATCTTGAGCTCCTACCACAAGAAAATCACGCTTACCCAGCTACGGCAAAGCCTGGGGCGGGTACAACTCCAAAAACAAAAACCATTACAACACCGGCTGTGCCTGGTTTGCAAGAAAGGAACATTAGTGACCCTTAACATCTTTACGGCACGTGGTCCACCAGAATATTGGATGGAAAAATTGAAAAAGCAAAAACAAAACGGAATATGAAAAAATGATCCTTAAAGGCGTAATAGGACGCCTATGGCCTAATCCGATCAAAATAGCATGAAATACCAAAAGTGCTATGGAAAACATTACAAAAAGGAGTTGCACCTTCGGTCAATAACAATAACCCGACATCCAGTTAGGTGTCCTACCTAACAAACTTTACCCCCTCAAAACAAACTAATCCCCATATAGGGCTAATCGGCAAAGAACCGGTTTAGTCAACAGGGCGTTCATGTTAGGCCGTACCGGCCACACGAACGCTTAGTTATTATCCGCACTATTTGTAGTGCTAATTGGAAGTAACGCTTCGGCCCAGGGGATGCCTGTGTATGACAATACAAACTTTATCTCTTTTGTAAAATCATTGTTGGAATCTGGTAAACAGACCGCCAATTTAATGAAGACGGTAAAATTCCTTAAAACCCAAAAAGAGAATATCGATAAGGTAAACGATGTGATCAAACAACTTAAAGCAGTTCGGGAATTGGCAAGAAATAACCAACGCCTGTTTGATATTGTATAGGATGATTTAAGGGAAATACTCAATTCCCCTTTTATCAAACCAGATGAAGTTACTCGTATTTCAGAATCCTTTGATGCCATCCTTGAAAATTCTATGGCAGGTATGGAATATATCGACCAAATACTGTCCAGCGACAATATGAAGGTGACCGATGCCGAACGAGCAGAAGTACTCAAAGAAAAGGAATTGGAATCCAAGCAAATGGTAGCTTAAATTGAGGCAAAAACCAGACGCTATCGGGAGATTATTCAATTTAGGGAAATGCAGCACAAAATCAAAAACCAAGAAACCAATTACTAATGTCAGGTATTTTTTTAGGCATAGGGTTAGAATATGTGGCCACTATTTTTCAAA
It encodes:
- a CDS encoding IS91 family transposase — translated: MKRAAYEVAQVLERNREGLAGYCANSWQLRTLHALRKCRSAALGGHIDRCNNPGCHRLHLSYNSCRNRHCPKCQGHKREEWIRAREEELLNVPYFHVVFTLPPELNRACLYEPKLMYSLLFKTAWQVIKGFSANPKFIGANPGMIAILHTWGQNLSLHPHLHCIVPGGGITKSGKWKSARSKGTYLFPVKARSTVFRARFVAALRKELKPRSIAFYESLFKSNWAVYCKRPFFGPSQVVGYLGRYTHKIAIGNHRIKELDNKGVTFAVKDYRHGGKRSLLRLSDQEFIRRFALHVLPKGFARIRHYGILSSYHKKITLTQLRQSLGRVQLQKQKPLQHRLCLVCKKGTLVTLNIFTARGPPEYWMEKLKKQKQNGI